A stretch of Chelmon rostratus isolate fCheRos1 chromosome 18, fCheRos1.pri, whole genome shotgun sequence DNA encodes these proteins:
- the rdh14b gene encoding retinol dehydrogenase 14b has translation MYAAVIVAAVVGGGVLLLMRRLFPQKAVILLRYPADTMRGKTVIVTGANSGIGKALAGELLKLQARVIMACRDQRSAEEAARDIKEQAGPEQGEVVIKHLDLASLRSVRKFCEEINEEESKIDVLINNAGIYQCPYSKTEDGFEMQFGVNHLGHFLLTHLLLDLLKTSAPSRVVVVSSKLYKYGQINFDDLNSENNYDKAFCYSQSKLANLLFTLELARQLEGTGVTVNALTPGIVRTGLGRHVQIPFLAKPLFHLASLVFFKSPLEGAQTPLYLACSPEVEGVSGKCFANCKEEQLMAKATDDQAAKKLWEISRRMVGLEN, from the exons ATGTACGCTGCGGTGATCGTTGCCGCTGTTGTCGGCGGTGGCGTACTGCTGCTTATGCGTCGTCTTTTCCCTCAGAAAGCTGTAATACTGCTCCGGTATCCCGCCGACACCATGCGAGGAAAGACGGTCATTGTGACCGGGGCTAACAGCGGGATAGGGAAGGCCCTGGCCGGGGAGCTGCTGAAGCTCCAAGCGCGGGTCATCATGGCCTGCCGGGACCAGCGGAGCGCCGAGGAGGCAGCCAGGGACATCAAGGAACAAGCGGGACCAGAGCAGGGAGAGGTGGTCATCAAACACTTGGACCTCGCTTCTCTTAGATCGGTCCGAAAATTTTGCGAGGAAATAAATGAG GAAGAATCCAAGATTGACGTGCTCATCAACAACGCCGGCATCTACCAGTGTCCCTACTCAAAGACAGAGGATGGTTTTGAGATGCAGTTCGGTGTGAATCACCTGGGTCACTTCCTCCTCACTCACCTCCTGTTGGACCTCCTGAAGACCTCGGCCCCCAGCCGCGTCGTCGTGGTTTCCTCTAAGCTGTACAAATACGGCCAAATCAACTTCGATGACCTGAACAGTGAAAATAACTACGACAAGGCGTTTTGCTACAGTCAGAGCAAGTTGGCCAACCTGCTGTTTACGCTGGAACTGGCACGCCAGCTGGAGGGCACGGGGGTCACAGTCAATGCTCTCACCCCAGGCATCGTCAGGACCGGACTaggcaggcatgtccaaatCCCCTTCCTGGCAAAGCCGCTGTTCCACCTCGCCTCGCTGGTCTTTTTCAAGAGTCCACTGGAGGGGGCCCAGACTCCTCTCTATCTGGCCTGCTCCCCCGAGGTGGAGGGAGTGTCGGGGAAGTGCTTCGCTAACTGCAAGGAAGAGCAGCTGATGGCCAAAGCTACAGACGACCAGGCCGCCAAGAAACTGTGGGAGATAAGCAGGAGGATGGTTGGGCTCGAGAACTGA
- the LOC121622021 gene encoding interleukin-31 receptor subunit alpha-like — protein sequence MYSFLALFTLVLIASICKGLHDNTCRVVPKDQYIEVGSDTKVVCQTSCIRGKIFWTLDNRHINESLSSTINSTHTVLSLRNFTNRSATLQCHSAATQQVLGGTTIRTYSKPSKLSCLLHHDNQATQGLPDLFTCSWEHQIDPPLEINYTVLCDSWSCPPQSEICSSHQTTCTSNYVDISDKMPLAWPSSVVVIARSAAWNASSDPYEFNPFNILKITRPNVSVVAVSDHLSVEWNVTSFSERKLHCQVKYAKAADEGTPEWVLNMTLETKEEKGEMSVENVESCRNYTFAVRCALAEAPWSDWSQERTVLTKLNKGDVELHLWRKVAEADRNGVRKVHAMWTEIPSTCQDTFTYTVRQTPYREHVTGGNHTDTLCGSSVCDIDVNQDAHRINLRIFHDDFLFVEDSVYVPSIGESLPRVTDIRTSTLERVILVSWKAHAQPVSGYMIDYTHDGNQYHWKQTTYTNATLFDLLDKKPYDITVTPLFGDKTGHGTQALPTCSRVGDPGNVTITELKAKDKSVLVRWTVKSQEACSGVVVDYTIFYGTQEGPPLNVTVESTTQDIILKGLNPETQYRVYIKATALTGTSKSSERLFKTKRFDPRLSAALGVSGGILIVLVLSLGLCCAIQWQKFKEKPVPDPGNSSVALWSSTSHEKGICPFQPFHNPSESFCDRIYTAEAQRPSTSPPAAGSNDNPDGDQNMREEYGDPATVLAPHIQNEVPAEPVETHHPSFPGETTELLCSEDSPSSPYQSQRPVETPALRISKQCMHVPVKQQEKTPPLTVYVTLDMFEQGQGR from the exons ATGTATTCCTTCCTAGCCCTGTTCACCCTGGTTCTAATCGCCTCCATTTGTAAAG GCCTGCATGACAACACCTGCCGCGTCGTCCCTAAAGATCAGTACATCGAAGTGGGATCGGACACCAAGGTAGTGTGCCAGACTTCATGCATCCGTGGCAAAATCTTCTGGACGCTGGACAACAGGCACATAAACGAAAGCCTGTCGAGCACCATCAACTCCACGCACACCGTCCTGTCGCTGAGGAACTTCACCAACCGCAGTGCTACGCTGCAGTGCCACAGCGCGGCTACGCAGCAGGTCCTGGGAGGCACCACCATCAGAACGTACT CAAAGCCCAGCAAATTATCGTGCCTCTTGCATCACGACAATCAGGCGACACAAGGTTTGCCAGACCTGTTCACATGCAGCTGGGAGCATCAGATCGATCCTCCCCTGGAAATAAACTACACTGTGCTGTG TGACTCTTGGTCGTGCCCTCCCCAGAGTGAGATCTGCAGCTCACACCAAACGACGTGCACGTCCAACTATGTCGATATATCTGATAAAATGCCTCTCGCATGGCCTTCCAGTGTTGTTGTGATAGCCAGATCTGCTGCATGGAATGCCTCCTCCGACCCATACGAATTTAATCCATTCAACATAC TGAAAATCACCCGTCCAAACGTGAGCGTCGTCGCCGTCTCTGATCATCTGTCGGTGGAGTGGAACGTCACATCATTTTCCGAAAGAAAGCTTCACTGCCAAGTCAAATACGCCAAG GCTGCTGACGAAGGAACTCCAGAG TGGGTGCTCAACATGACTCTGGAAACcaaagaggagaaaggggaaATGAGCGTTGAGAATGTGGAATCCTGCCGTAACTACACATTTGCAGTCCGCTGTGCTTTAGCTGAGGCCCCCTGGAGCGACTGGAGCCAGGAGAGGACAGTTCTGACCAAACTAAATA AGGGCGATGTCGAGCTGCACCTGTGGAGGAAGGTTGCTGAGGCGGATAGAAATGGAGTCAGAAAAGTTCACGCCATGTGGACG GAGATCCCTTCAACATGCCAAGACACATTTACCTACACCGTCAGACAGACCCCCTACAGGGAACACGTGACTGGAGGAAATCACACTGATACTTTATGTGGCAGTTCAGTTTGTGATATTGATGTGAACCAAGATGCACACAGAATAAATCTCAGAATCTTCCAcgatgacttcctgtttgtggagGACTCCGTTTACGTACCGTCCATCGGAGAGA GCCTCCCTCGAGTTACCGACATCCGGACCTCAACCCTTGAACGTGTTATTCTGGTGAGCTGGAAGGCTCACGCTCAGCCCGTCAGCGGTTACATGATCGACTACACACACGATGGAAACCAGTACCACTGGAAGCAAACCACATACACGAACGCAACGCTGTTTG ACCTCCTGGATAAGAAGCCATACGATATTACAGTAACTCCCCTCTTTGGCGATAAGACAGGTCATGGCACACAGGCCCTTCCCACCTGCTCCAGAGTCGGAG ATCCAGGGAACGTCACTATCACCGAACTCAAGGCTAAAGACAAGAGCGTCCTCGTGAGATGGACCGTGAAGTCACAGGAGGCGTGCAGTGGTGTTGTCGTCGACTACACCATCTTCTACGGTACACAGGAAGGACCACCGCTCA ATGTCACCGTAGAAAGCACCACGCAGGACATCATTCTGAAAGGTCTGAATCCAGAAACCCAATACAGAGTCTATATTAAGGCCACAGCTCTTACTGGAACCTCCAAAAGCAGTGAGAGGCTCTTCAAAACCAAAAGATTTG ATCCGAGGCTCAGCGCAGCACTCGGCGTCTCCGGAGGCATCCTTATAGTTCTTGTGTTATCTCTGGGACTGTGCTGTGCTATTCA GTGGCAGAAATTCAAGGAGAAGCCGGTGCCTGACCCTGGCAACAGCTCTGTGGCGCTGTGGTCATCGACGAGTCATGAAAAG GGAATATGCCCCTTCCAGCCGTTCCATAATCCATCGGAAAGCTTTTGTGACAGGATTTACACAGCGGAAGCTCAGAGACCATCCACCTCTCCGCCAGCTGCAGGCAGTAATGACAACCCAGACGGTGACCAGAATATGAGAGAGGAATATGGTGACCCAGCCACAGTCCTAGCACCACACATACAGAATGAAGTCCCAGCTGAACCTGTAGAGACACATCATCCGTCCTTTCCTGGAGAAACCACAGAACTACTCTGTTCAGAGGACAGCCCATCCAGCCCATATCAAAGTCAGCGTCCGGTGGAAACACCTGCCCTGAGGATCAGTAAGCAGTGTATGCATGTTCCAGTGAAACAGCAAGAAAAGACGCCTCCGCTAACTGTTTACGTCACGCTGGACATGTTTGAGCAAGGTCAGGGCAGGTGA